One genomic segment of Besnoitia besnoiti strain Bb-Ger1 chromosome VII, whole genome shotgun sequence includes these proteins:
- a CDS encoding LSM domain-containing protein (encoded by transcript BESB_079730) produces the protein MHTKEMRHLHLRSDGQLPSSAGPAPLSSSHAGEPSFAASARASDSSDARAVPFDFPKDEEAPNGQPSGIPNWITSLEEELDKKLLVVLRDGRKLIGFFRTFDQFGNMVLEETIQRVIVDNAYADLYVGCMIIRGDNMILFGAVDDTKPTPLEAKPLCEVLAARQEREEREREKRLQDRNWSAERQLGADYDEW, from the exons ATGCACACGAAAGAGATGCGTCACCTTCATCTGCGCAGCGACGGGCAACTGCCGTCGTCTGCAGGCCCCGCTCCTCTGTCCTCCAGCCACGCTGGAGAGCCTTCCTTTGCCGCGAgtgcgcgcgccagcgactcGAGCGATGCGCGGGCGGTGCCCTTTGACTTCCCcaaggacgaagaggcgccgaATGGTCAGCCGAGCGGCATTCCGAACTGGATCACGAGTCTGGAGGAAGAGCTCGACAAAAAGCTTCTTGTCGtgctgcgcgacggccgcaaACTGATCGGCTTTTTCCGAACATTTGATCAGTTCGGGAACATGGTCTTGGAGGAGACCATCCAGCGCGTCATCGTGGATAACGCCTACGCAGACCTCTACGTCGGCTGCATGATCATTCGTGGAGACAACATGattctcttcggcgccgtcgacgaCACAAAACCCACGCCCCTCGAGGCAAAGCCTCTCTGCGAGGTCCTCGCCGCCCGACAAGAACGC GAGGAAAGAGAACGCGAGAAGCGGCTGCAGGATAGGAACTGGTCGGCTGAGCGGCAGCTGGGCGCCGACTACGACGAGTGGTGA
- a CDS encoding hypothetical protein (encoded by transcript BESB_079710), giving the protein MTGYWTAFVSLISSAPALLGMAGVVFLVLDCFAVYQLKKIYCPSSSGPAPAAAAGFTVQRDDDGQGLPAEPHTDSGSITPRTRYQHPHCTSPYFVPPPGDDGYDSERRVISPLSPEDEGPLSSFPSSASHGRQHSDLHTLASSSAHTGDEGDGERAAAERARRSGVQGWTAWLKRWRFPGFGGLSRFRGSEANAGPTLALPPSLTGGQTRSAFMLLLSAAIFARAVSLFVMAWIVAANPAKEPAEPLPLVTPSSLASPPLSFPLALAESLALPGSSASSSCSAVSADVADDAAAPAFRLSLDCEWLLLFLDSAPSLIFFSALSLIILFWAKIYYAVILVAYPRLEKGPWLCSGGLLAFFLLFFSMAVLLQAKRSATRALQIATGLLFALAAGAFFVYGTKVAKKLSERGKAPSRKKSIVRRVLFLALVCPVLFTARTILALRGHTPPASPLRPSLPPTWHSQPLVEAALIYLVTEWVPALFILVTFWHRKSRAAGVRSHQQRQLMQMHDHEREHSLDSTVAAPLMQQSFYPLLSPPAYVQSPALYDLKLQNAGAQAPAGACVTGNAQDGLIYQSYVPPYPLPGGNLSGGYAMPHGPYYQQYYPPPTL; this is encoded by the exons ATGACGGGCTACTGGACAGCTTTTGTTTCGCTGatctcgtcggcgcccgccttgCTAGGCATGGCGGGCGTCGTGTTTCTCGTGCTGGACTGCTTTGCCGTTTACCAGCTGAAGAAGATTTACTGTCCTTCTTCGTCGGggcccgcgccggctgctgcggcgggtTTCACAGtgcagcgagacgacgacggccaGGGGCTGCCTGCGGAGCCTCACACGGACTCGGGCTCAATCACTCCGCGCACGCGGTACCAGCACCCGCACTGCACGTCGCCCTACTTCGTGCCGCCccccggcgacgacggctaCGACTCCGAGCGGCGAGTGATCTCCCCGCTGTCTCCTGAGGACGAGGGGCCGTTGAGTTCGTTTccctccagcgcgtcgcACGGCCGGCAGCACTCAGACCTCCACAccctcgcctcgtcctcggcgcacacaggcgacgagggggacggcgagcgcgcggcggcggagcgcgcTCGGCGGAGCGGCGTTCAGGGGTGGACGGCGTGGCTGAAGCGCTGGCGGTTTCCCGGCTTCGggggcctctcgcgcttccgcggcagcgaggcgaacgctGGTCCTACGCTCGCCCTGCCTCCCAGCCTCACTGGCGGCCAGACGCGCTCCGCCTTCATGCTTCTGCTTTCCGCTGCGATCTTCG CCCGGGCAGTCTCGCTCTTCGTCATGGCCTGGATCGTCGCTGCAAACCCTGCGAAGGAGCCTGCGGAGCCTCTGCCTCTGGTCACTCCGtcttcgctggcgtctccgcccctgTCGTTTCCGCTTGCCCTCGCtgagtctctcgcgcttcccggctcctccgcctcgtcttcgtgctCCGCAGTGTCTGCAGACgtggcagacgacgcggcggcgccggccttccGCTTGTCGCTGGACTGCGAGTGGCTGCTTCTTTTCCTCGATTCCGCGCCTTCACTTatcttcttctcggcgctcTCCCTCATCATTCTCTTCTGGGCAAAAATCTACTACGCCGTCATACTCGTCGCCTACCCGCGACTCGA AAAGGGACCCTGGCTGTGCTCAGGCGGACttctcgccttttttctGCTCTTTTTCTCAATGGCAGTGCTGCTGCAAGCGAAGCGCTCGGCCACGCGCGCTCTCCAAATCGCAACTGgactcctcttcgcgctcgctgcaggcgccttctTTGTTTACGGCACCAAA GTCGCGAAGAAGCTGTCTGAGCGCGGAAAAGCTCcctcgaggaagaaaagcatTGTCCGGCGG GTTCTGTTTCTCGCCCTGGTCTGCCCCGTCCTCTTCACGGCGCGGACGATCTTGGCGCTCCGCGGGCacacgccgcccgcctcgccgctccgGCCCTCTCTGCCGCCGACTTGGCACTCCCAGCCCCTCGTGGAGGCTGCCTTG ATTTACCTTGTCACCGAGTGGGTACCGGCGCTGTTTATCCTGGTGACCTTCTGGCACCGAAAgagtcgcgccgcgggcgtccgcTCGCATCAACAGCGGCAGCTGATGCAGATGCACGACCACGAGCGCGAG CACAGCTTGGACTCCACCGTCGCAGCGCCGTTGATGCAGCAGAGCTTTTACCCTCTCCTGTCGCCACCGGCCTATGTCcagtcgcctgcgctctACGATTTGAAGCTTCAGAATGCGGGCGCGCAAGCGCCAGCAGGTGCTTGTGTCACTGGA AATGCACAGGACGGGCTGATTTACCAGTCCTACGTGCCCCCGTATCCGCTGCCCGGAGGAAATCTGTCTGGCGGCTACGCCATGCCACATGGCCCGTACTACCAGCAGTACTacccgccgccgacgctctAG
- a CDS encoding hypothetical protein (encoded by transcript BESB_079700), translating to MGEFNPLFDDDSSSASPISPPAPSAAVHFPHEGALPSSSPAEAAEFPSEMQCADNEPKSLSSSVPKSPAQPHHPSAEKRPRESEDASAESGSPFPAAHGGDAAKKKKRKQFQRARNSEKVRFLKQRRKERLEKHSELLLLREQLESRKRDGNAAEGKESKNAGGDEQHSPKVPKKKYALLFGYNGEGFHGLQKQLQPLETLLALQRELSTGAFAATPLVDEDATAGDEVEETDAPDIFTPREGTSEAAPEPASTAAAKEAATATSAASSAVVPLRTVEGVLEEALLAAGGIAACHVGCLQKLQWSRAARTDRGVHAACNVISLKLSLGLVDAFLRKESCLTEAADTLEFDPDGDAEAAKDAEAAGADGEKQPQKTEAERQAHLAWQRGREAAFLDRLNEALPADIKCFAVKRVTKNFDARISCSRRRYAFLLPAWLLQPVAVRRDLRKVFNLYHARSASLPSSPPLSEGAAAASASPLSAEARACLKLALASGAAEGEAAAETASAPGECGPAAGTEGVQSPSSSEKARAAEAVKAEGRFHLGERLLGGPPPVISSAALQDTAYAHRSVFEDDGHTPLPKPLSTPELAERLRAVFKVFEGTHSFQNFTKGGKNKDTSPAAFKRHIHRTSVSVTKLDGVSDDILVVELEGQSFLFNQIRKMIGVAVEVCRGTATVSSLTDSLRPNRKNVFIHTAPAEGLLLLSPVYDTYNRTRAAPPELPLIEVASLEDETSAFQRAAILPCIARSFSTSVWSDWQENINWHPFFLENISFHDARELAEGQEKNRSQADPRALRQEARM from the exons ATGGGGGAGTTCAATCCGCTCTTCGATGACGATTCATCGTCGGCCTCTCCCATCTCGCCTCCGGCTCCGTCCGCTGCTGTTCATTTCCCGCACGAGGGCGCTCTgccctcgtcctctcctGCTGAGGCCGCTGAGTTCCCGTCTGAGATGCAGTGCGCCGACAACGAACCAAaatctctctcttcttctgttcCGAAGTCTCCAGCGCAGCCGCATCACCCCAGCGCAGAAAAGCgtccgcgcgagagcgaagacgcctccgcggagtCGGGTTCGCCGTTTCCCGCTGCGCATGGCGgggacgcggcgaagaagaaaaagcggaaGCAGTTCCAGCGTGCCCGCAACTCCGAGAAAGTCCGTTTCCTCaaacagaggaggaaggagagactcGAGAAGCACTCGgagctccttctgcttcgcgagcAGCTGGAGAGCCGGAAGAGGGACGGAAACGCGGCTGAAGGCAAGGAATCGAAAaacgccggaggcgacgagcagCACTCCCCCAAGGTTCCCAAGAAAAAATACGCGCTTCTCTTCGG CTACAACGGCGAGGGCTTCCACgggctgcagaagcagcttCAGCCGCTCGagacgctgctggcgctgcagcgcgagctgtcgaccggcgccttcgccgcgacgcccctcgtcgacgaagacgcgaccgcgggcgacgaggtcGAGGAGACCGACGCCCCGGATATCTTCACCCCGCGTGAAGGCACATCCGAGGCCGCCCCTGAGCCGGCTTCCACCGCCGCTGCCAAGGAAGCAGCGACTGCCAcgagcgcggcctcgtcggctgTGGTGCCCCTGCGGACGGTGGAGGGCGTACTGGAGGAGGCactgctggcggcgggcggcatCGCGGCGTGTCATGTTGGCTGTCTGCAGAAGCTCCAGTggtcgcgcgcagctcgtaCCGACCGCGGCGTCCACGCCGCCTGCAACGTCATCTCGCTGAAACTCAGTCTCGGCCTCGTTGACGCCTTCCTCAGGAAGGAGTCGTGCCTCACAGAAGCTGCAGACACGCTGGAGTTCGACCCCGATGgtgacgccgaggccgcgaaagacgccgaggccgctggcgccgatggcgagaagcagccgcagaagacagaggcgGAAAGGCAGGCGCATCTTGCCTGGcaacgcgggcgcgaggcggcgttcCTCGACCGACTCAACGAGGCGCTGCCCGCAGACATTAAGTGCTTCGCCGTCAAGCGTGTGACGAAAAACTTCGATGCCAG GATTTCCTGCTCGCGCCGTCGGTACGCCTTTCTGCTTCCCGCGTGGCTCCTCCAGCCTGTCGCCGTCCGACGGGATCTCCGCAAGGTCTTCAATCTGTATCACGCACGATCGGCCTCTcttccctcgtcgcctcctctctccgaaggtgcggcagcggcctctgcatCGCCCCTatccgcggaggcgcgggcctgTTTGAAGCTCGCACTCGCCTCGGGggcggccgagggcgaggcggctgcggagacagCCAGCGCGCCGGGCGAGTGCGGCCCCGCGGCGGGGACGGAGGGCGTGCAGAGTCCGAGTTCttcggagaaggcgcgcgccgcagaagccgTGAAGGCAGAGGGCAGATTCCACCTGGGCGAGCGGCTCCTCGGCGGCCCGCCGCCGGTCatctccagcgccgcgctgcaaGACACGGCCTACGCACACCGCAGCGTCTTCGAGGACGACGGTCACACCCCCCTGCCGAAGCCTCTCTCGACGCCCGAGCTGGCG gagcgcctgcgggcggtGTTCAAGGTCTTCGAGGGCACGCACTCTTTTCAGAACTTCACAAAGGGCGGCAAGAACAAAGACACCTCGCCAGCAGCCTTCAAGCGCCACATTCACCGCACCTCG GTCTCAGTGACAAAGCTGGATGGCGTCTCCGACGAcatcctcgtcgtcgagctCGAGGGTCAGTCGTTCCTCTTCAACCAAATTCGGAAGATGATCG GGGTCGCCGTAGAGGTCTGCCGCGGAACGGCGACAGTATCGAGCTTAACAGACTCGCTTCGTCCGAATCGCAAGAACGTTTTCATTCACacagcgcctgcggaaggtctcctgcttctctcg CCCGTGTATGACACCTACAACCGCACGCGCGCTGCTCCGCCCGAGCTGCCGCTGATTGAGGTTGCGTCTCTGGAGGACGAAACATCCGCCTTCCAACGCGCGGCGATCCTGCCTTGTATCGCGCGATCCTTCTCGACTTCTGT GTGGAGCGACTGGCAAGAGAATATCAACTGGCATCCCTTTTTCCTCGAAAACATCTCTTTTcacgacgcccgcgagcttGCAGAGGGCCAGGAAAAGAACCGCTCCCAGGCAGACCCGCGGGCGCTCCGCCAAGAAGCTCGCATGTGA
- a CDS encoding hypothetical protein (encoded by transcript BESB_079720), translated as MAWETPDAGGTGDEKRRAASLRRRLLVVCLVTVFFSNERFHGRHHSAQALAIRFGDRGPTGNTSLRSSTKVTDGDVFFSSSRPSPHLAFVASLPRSEAAHSSAPLASSSVGSRESTAPSCLSPTFPVSSPKASEGANCRYGGGASRSGLVKSQFLAARASSSPVSPAAAASSLSAGAPPFGVSPFCAASSACVPSPALPRSAPPRPSAFSRASPSALRAVADAPLPEGEAVGWDSEEDPFFGRHDVDLPAFPAVNASPDGLPGGPGFFEGQAFDRRLPDDAHASEQLLPDEEAPSQDASLEPARRVSRPAASRSSALDTGEVSPQGRGRPPRVSASSLPPPSRGQGVQDWSRDAPEAGGGRFRRGAGAPGAPVSERRSRREEAADEEAAPAASTRRRRIRPHFASSPRGRWSEAEDDAVDGEGVGGAFSPGVQGGANEAAAYLENEDSPELLGARRREDDASYPGDPTAFASAASPRARRARRAPRAGERGGATFDGESQGRRDVGPHEADGLAEYSTRGREPRPPGPRGRSLGADGRGGPFTDAFDGGLDPRGDLMWEDRPYFGPQERGPHRRLPWYFWDSPRSRGARDSEFRRPAGRHPWGRPLPTQRRGSQLRDDALSVVLDDEGDEDPIESEDLEDAAEDALEGGLLEASMNEDGRWANARGGRRRRSPRRWSRGAAQVTWDWPKDAVRTGLDAEVSGTWPGRVRSRRAGGVSSSGPRRRGVAQGLSPLSLAAASREFLEPPNSLVDPWEASKGYPQRRSQRGLAAPEALLRGEDFFGERRRGRTPRVVHSSSFVFSRSRSRFGRGRESRARFADADGSTVPEAVDTLSEAAEGGVDEDEEEKQFYAFSSIHIPPLVRSMDVGLLVYQAQDASGGGRRGQEDPEHPGGSPTEKEQEPREAASLGRRLRDNMDAELSLSLDDAVLGDLIDNTMRRRLLLLPERPPERGPNAAPGAQTPDGEAEARGEATDLLAAAGEKPNAAESIDEGAAGGHRWVSFQKTYKEALEIYEGDEARLQQVHAQAEQIQRALASRVKRKISLDAALRRHGLSLNPFSWMARAFVYFNRFQLRNVTFTLWKDHVLHRFYRQRRDAAGLGRSPVSASAVAQRGKEGLTAAPASPSASETQDASGKKDRVAGGTMAAHDAALGPSEGEARSPKGAAGVAETEGDFVGIEEDWRMYVQRVYGVDLAANPMLELPLIVAKHVFLTQRYIAFVALHPEHKFHFVSHRKWLADQMSQDDKEERSSGPADEPDGARLAGAEGGADRRHGEAAEASGALRGREEEGTAPAETEGPRDDLNQGSNLHDEREAAAAAGNYGESHEGESEDREKQKVDTKDAQARSEARAQEREEGGGAGLSGLEAPPASGREVSTLSDASEPSSGLSGLEAPPASGPEVSTSSDAPEPSSDAGVQDTPALLERGDETTEALEERAAAEADRGESAYADFAQTEKETEAAPAEGLPQGDVSSAEVNEGSVHEEQSDEAIRVVEEAPAGVTQADECFDSLAADGGQSAATPKAKRKRSGSAGKKAASGEEPPAAAAHAESPAPSEEATERSGASVSPG; from the exons ATGGCTTGGGAGACTCCAGACGCAGGAGGGACAGGAGACGAAAAGCGAAGAGCGGCATCgctccgtcgccgtcttTTGGTTGTGTGTCTCGTGACGGTTTTCTTCAGTAATGAACGCTTCCACGGCCGCCATCACAGTGCCCAGGCCCTGGCTATTCGTTTCGGCGACAGAGGCCCTACAGGAAACACGTCGCTTCGCTCCTCCACGAAAGTTACCGATGGAGATGTatttttctcgtcttctcggccgtcgccgcatcTCGCATTTGTGGCCTCCCTGCCTCGGTCTGAGGCCGCGCATTCTTCTGCaccgctcgcctcttcttctgtcgGCTCCCGAGAGTCTACTGCTCCCTCTTGCCTCTCTCCTACCTTCCCAGTTTCGTCCCCAAAGGCGTCGGAAGGCGCCAATTGTCGCTACGGGGGAGGCGCGTCGAGATCCGGCCTCGTCAAATCGCAGTTCCTTGCTGCTCGGGCGTCATCGTCTCCCGTGTcgccagccgcagctgcgtcgaGCCTCTCAGCTGGTGCACCGCCCTTTGGTGTGTCGCCGttctgcgcggcttcttcagCCTGCGTGCCTTCTCCGGCGCTTCCACGGTctgccccgccgcgcccgtctgCGTTCTCGCGggcttcgccttcggctcTCCGCGCAGTCGCGGATGCGCCTTTGCCCGAGGGTGAGGCTGTTGGCTGGGACTCCGAAGAGGATCCCTTCTTCGGAAGGCACGATGTAGATCTTCCGGCTTTTCCCGCGGTCAACGCTTCCCCCGATGGTCTCCCAGGGGGACCTGGGTTCTTCGAGGGACAGGCGTTTGACCGTCGGCTGCCTGATGATGCGCATGCCTCAGAGCAGCTGCTACctgacgaggaggcgccctcCCAAGACGCATCGCTGGAGCCTGCGAGGCGGGTTTCGCggcccgcggcttcgcggtcTTCGGCTCTCGACACTGGCGAGGTCTCCCCTCAAGGCAGGGGGAGGCCCCCGCgggtctctgcgtcttcgctgcctcctccctctcgcggccAGGGGGTGCAGGACTGGAGCCGAGACGCGCCCGAagcgggcggaggcagatttcgaagaggcgcgggagCTCCTGGTGCCCCGGTGTCTGAGAGACGTTCGCGCCGGGAGGAGGcagccgacgaggaggccgcgccggcggcgtcgactCGGCGCCGGAGAATCAGGCCGCACTTCGCGTCGTCACCGCGCGGGCGATGGAGTGAGGCTGAAGACGATGCAGTCGACGGAGAGGGAGTCGGCGGAGCCTTCTCGCCAGGTGTACAGGGGGGCGcgaacgaggcggcggcgtatCTCGAGAACGAGGACTCTCCAGAGCTTCTTGGAGCGCGACGAAGGGAGGACGATGCATCCTATCCCGGTGACCCAACCGCCTTTGCGTCGGCAGCTTCACcgcgggcgagaagggctcgccgcgcgccccggGCAGGGGAGAGGGGCGGTGCAACTTTCGACGGAGAGTCCCAAGGTCGTCGGGATGTAGGGCCCCACGAGGCGGACGGCCTTGCGGAGTACTCCACTCGTGGCCGCGAACCGCGTCCCCCCGGGCCCAGAGGCCGGAgcctcggcgccgacggGCGTGGAGGCCCTTTCACAGACGCCTTTGACGGCGGCCTCGACCCTCGCGGCGACCTCATGTGGGAAGACCGGCCGTATTTCGGTCCACAGGAGCGTGGACCCCACCGGCGATTGCCATGGTATTTCTGGGACTCCCCGCGAAGCcggggcgcgagagacagcgagttCCGCAGACCCGCAGGTCGACACCCCTGGGGTCGTCCGCTGCCCAcccagaggcgcggcagccagctGCGTGACGACGCGCTCTCTGTAGTCCTCGACGatgagggagacgaggacCCGATCGAGAGCGAAGACCTGGAGGAtgccgccgaagacgcgctggagggcgGACTCCTGGAGGCTTCGATGAACGAAGACGGCCGCTGGgcgaacgcgcgaggcgggcgacgacggcggagccCCCGCAGGTggtcgcgaggcgcggcccAGGTCACGTGGGACTGGCCCAAGGACGCAGTCAGAACtggcctcgacgccgaggtGTCTGGCACGTGGCCgggccgcgtgcgcagccgacgcgctgGTGGGGTCTCCTCCTcggggccgcggcgccgaggcgtggCACAAGGcctgtcgccgctgtcgctggcAGCTGCTTCCAGGGAGTTTCTCGAGCCTCCAAACTCCTTGGTGGACCCCTGGGAGGCGTCTAAAGGCTacccgcagaggcgaagccaACGCGGCCTTGCGGCGCCCGAGGCActgctccgcggcgaggactTCTTCGGggaacggcgccgcgggcgcacgCCCCGAGTGGTTCATTCTTCGAGCTTTGTCTTCTCCAGAAGTCGCTCCCGATTCGGCAGGGGACGGGAGAGCAGGGCGCGGTTCGCGGACGCGGATGGATCAACCGTCCCCGAGGCAGTGGACACCCTGtcggaggcagcggaagggggcgtggacgaggacgaagaagaaaaacagttCTACGCGTTCTCCTCGATACATATTCCGCCTCTCGTTCGGTCCATGGATGTCGGCCTTCTGGTCTACCAGGCGCAGGATGCCTCAGGGGGCGGACGCCGGGGCCAGGAGGACCCCGAACACCCAGGTGGGAGCCCGACGGAGAAGGAGCAAGAaccccgcgaggcggcgtccCTCGGACGAAGGCTGAGAGACAACATGGACGCAGAGctctccctttctctcgACGACGCTGTGCTGGGTGACCTGATAGACAACACCATGCGGCGCAGACTCCTCCTGCTGCCTGAACGGCCCCCAGAGAGAGGGCCGAATGCCGCACCCGGTGCCCAGACacccgacggcgaggcggaggcccgtGGAGAAGCGACGGAtcttctcgccgcagctggcgagAAGCCGAACGCGGCAGAGTCAATCGACGAAGGGGCTGCTGGCGGGCACCGGTGGGTGTCTTTCCAGAAGACCTACAAGGAAGCTCTCGAGATTtacgagggcgacgaagcccggctgcagcaggtcCACGCGCAAGCCGAGCAGATTCAGCGAGCACTTGCCTCAAGAGTCAAGAGAAAAATTTCTCTTGACGCAGCTCTCCGACGCCATGGGCTTTCTCTCAA TCCCTTTTCCTGGATGGCGCGCGCGTTCGTCTACTTCAACCGTTTCCAACTGCGAAATGTCACTTTCACGCTCTGGAAAGATCACGTTCTACATCGGTTCTaccggcagcggcgagacgccgcggggctGGGCCGCTCGCCCGTCAGCGCCTCG GCCGTCGCACAGCGCGGGAAGGAGGGCTTGACGGCcgcccctgcgtcgccgtcggccaGCGAGACACAGGACGCGAGCGGCAAGAAGGACCGCGTTGCCGGCGGCACGATGGCGGCACATGACGCCGCGCTAGGCccgagcgagggagaggctaGGAGCCcgaaaggcgccgcgggggtaGCAGAGACGGAGGGCGACTTCGTCGGCATCGAAGAGGACTGGCGCATGTACGTCCAGCGCGTCTATGGCGTGGATCTCGCCGCGAATCCG ATGCTTGAGCTGCCGCTGATCGTCGCGAAGCACGTCTTTCTCACGCAGCGCTAcatcgccttcgtcgccctccaccCTGAGCACAAGTTTCACTTCGTCTCGCATCGCAAATGGCTCGCAGACCAAATGAGTCAGGACGACAAGGAAGAGCGTTCCAGCGGGCCAGCAGACGAACCCGACGGCGCCCGCCTTGCCGGGGCGGAAGGGGGCGCCGACCGCAGacacggcgaggccgcggaggccagtGGAGCCCtacgcgggcgcgaggaagagggcACCGCTCCAGCTGAAACGGAAGGCCCCAGGGACGATCTGAACCAAGGCAGCAACCTTCATGACGAgcgggaagcggcggcggccgcgggcaaCTACGGAGAGTCACACGAAGGCGAGAgtgaagacagagagaagcaaAAGGTAGACACCAAAGACGCTCAGGCGCGGAGTGAAGCCAGGGCGCAGGAACGtgaagagggcggcggcgccggcctctccgGACTGGAGgctccgcccgcctccggcCGTGAGGTTTCAACTTTATCAGATGCGTCTGAGCCTTCATCCGGCCTCTCCGGACTGGAGgctccgcccgcctccggcCCTGAGGTTTCAACTTCATCAGATGCGCCTGAGCCTTCATCCGACGCGGGAGTGCAGGATACGCCGGCGCTGctcgagcgaggagacgagacgacggaggcgcttgaagagcgcgccgccgcggaagcagaTCGGGGCGAGAGTGCGTATGCAGATTTCGCGCAGACAGAAAAGGAGACagaagccgcgccagcggagGGCTTGCCGCAAGGCGATGTCTCGTCCGCGGAAGTGAATGAAGGAAGTGTTCACGAGGAACAGTCTGACGAGGCGATAAGAGTTGTGGAGGAAGCGCCGGCCGGCGTGACACAGGCCGACGAATGCTTTGACTCGCTGGCTGCCGACGGCGGCCAGAGCGCAGCGACACCCAAGGCAAAACGCAAGCGCAGTGGCAGCGCAGGAAAGAAAGCTGCCTCAGGCGAAGAGCcacccgccgcagcggcacaTGCAGAGTCACCTGCTCCGTCGGAGGAGGCCACTGAGAGAAGCGGCGCTAGCGTAAGTCCCGGATGA
- a CDS encoding hypothetical protein (encoded by transcript BESB_079740) produces MWSFDASESSHAPSTAAESSLASFPATVASDSPSFGFTSSATFSSSFSSSLYAPAFGAAPEESLASPEFSDRDASAFHVPFPVSDVPGADAQIASVEASQPTARVRRSSAAPQHASSDYPEFLPRLAPVPEDDDRDLRQFAVAILAAAEARAKDIAEAVATPQKRGDPAKPEAGRRPGSVSVKISNPKQAALELSVQDRLLPHVEASLGSLQSFLAAVRAEKQRARESLPLGGLAQRACEAIERENEKSMRRDISQ; encoded by the exons ATGTGGAGCTTCGACGCTTCAGAGTCCTCCCACGCGCCCAGTACCGCGGCTGAATCGTCCTTGGCCTCTTTTCCGGCGACCGTCGCGTCCGACTCCCCTTCCTTCGGCTTTACGTCTTCCGCGactttctcgtcttcgttctcctcctcgctgtaCGCGCCTGCCTTCGGCGCAGCTCCAGAGGAGAGCCTGGCGTCGCCTGAATTCAGCGATAGAGACGCATCCGCCTTTCATGTACCCTTTCCTGTTTCAGACGTGcctggcgcagacgcgcagatcGCCTCCGTCGAGGCCTCTCAGCCAACTGCCCGTGTCCGCCggagctccgcggctccgcagCACGCCTCCAGCGACTACCCAGAGTTCCTccctcgtctcgcgccgGTCCCAGAAGACGACGATAGAGACTTGCGGCAGTTCGCCGTTGCCatcctcgcagccgccgaggcaCGAGCGAAAGATATCGCCG AAGCGGTGGCAACTCCGCAGAAGCGAGGAGATCCTGCGAAGCCGGAGGCTGGCCGAAGACCGGGGTCTGTTTCGGTGAAGATTTCGAATCCGAAGCAAGCTGCCCTTGAGCTGTCTGTACAGGACCGCCTGCTGCCGCACGTCGAGGCCTCTTTAGGGAGTTTGCAGAGTTTCCTTGCAGCCGTGCGAGCTGAGAagcaacgcgcgcgcgaatcCCTGCCGCTAGGCGGCTTGGCGCAACGAGCGTGTGAGGCGATAGAAAGGGAAAATGAGAAGTCCATGCGGCGCGATATCTCCCAGTGA